The window TGTGAAAAGCCAGATCAGTAGGTTTCTGATTCCTTGATATAAaggggaaatgaaaatagaaaaattttgtgGACTTACCTGAAAGATGCTGAGTAAGGCTTGAGGCTACTTTTGATCAGAGGAAAATGTAAGCATGTCAGTCTAGTTGTGAAGTTGAATTGTTTTATTAATAGTGGCAAGTGACAGGGTGATACTTTCGTGTAACCCTTTATGTCCTCAGTTTTAGATGGTTTATCTTAATTCCAGTCCAAACCTCACCAAAACCTGCCATCTACTATTGACTCCAAGGAGCATTTACTGTCTGGTACATTTAAAGCAGTGCTTCTCACACTGGTCTTCCAAAGGCTttcaaagaaaagaggaggaggaacttGTACCTTTGGGGATTTAGGGATGAAGAAGTCTCAAGTGTTTATGCAGTTTTAGTTTCCttacatttcacaatatatgtgtgtgtgttccctttGGAAGTGCGTTATAGTGTCACCAGATCTGTCGCTAGGAAAGCAGATCGGTCTTTTGGTTTCATACTCCCAACATCTAAAAGACTGTCAGATGACAGGAATTTCCCTCTAGTTTCTCCAGCAAGATGTTGGCTAGTGTAATGTTCTTATGGCCAAGAAGGTAGTCAACTAAATACCCTTGTTTTGCAGCGTTTAAATCCAAAGAGGTCTTTCCGTTGTATGAACACTGTCAACAGACACCCTGAGGTATTAGCTTACGTATTAGGAGAGGCAGGCTAAAGATGAAGGGGATTCCCAGTTTATGAGTGTTCTCGAACTAACACtactattttgagagagcacgagcagggaaggggcagagggaattccaagcaggctccacactgtcggggcagaggccaacgtggggctcacgttcatgaaccatgagatcgtgacctgagccgtaatcaagccagtcccttaaccgactgagacacccaagcacctGCACTACACTTAAAAACGTGCACGTTTGAAAGGAGCAAATGTCCAAACCATGTGAGTAAATAAAAGCATTGTCTATAGTACTTGAACTGGAAGAGTAGCAATAGTCATTCATTTGTTTCAACAAGCCTGAGGAAAAAACCTCTGTTTTATAGTGCCTTACTAAtaacaaaatacacacatttgTAACTTTGTTCGAAGTCCAGAGTAGTGATGGTTGGCATAGGAGAAACTTTGCCAAGGCCCCTTCCACTAACTTTTGATACTTGATTGTAAAGCAGGTTAATATTATAGGTCAGGACgctacaaaaaagaatgaaacagaataagTGATACTCTTTTTTAGTTTATCGTGAAAtggtcaaatatttgaaaaaacgAAAACCTTTGAAAGGAAAATGTATCTCCTTCGTGACTTTGTCATTCTCAAAGCTATACATGTCATTTCAGTGTGaacaaaggtttttttgttttggttttttattttattttattattattattattattattattattttattttttatttttattttttgcataaagGCCTGAGCTTATTAGCATGGTATAATGTCACTAAGACCTTGTTCCAAGCTTGGAATCTTCTTCCTGCTTTTGCTTACAGCTTTTTATCCTTCCCTTCCTGGTGATCTCTAAATAACTACCGTAATAAGTAGCTCTCTGACATTCCATTTTCCTGAAGTTACATTACAGAAATCAGTCATGAGGGTTGGGTGAATAGGCACAGAAACTAAGCCTCCAGAGTCATGAACAGTATCAGAACTAGTGGTGTTTATCCCAAATTAAATGTctgatttctagttttcttcaGAACACATGCACGTTAAAACAAAATTGGTAATAGTCCTGTAGTGCTGAAAATAGACTGGCTTATAgtatgttttcaagttttaaattgttttaaaatcaaacaaTTTCTCTGCTTATGAAAAGATACACAGGGAAGAAATGTCTGTAGGTTGAGCTAAATCAGGAACAAGAACTATTTTCACATATACGTGCCACGTTTTGCCGGGGGCTAGTAAGGAGTGGTATCCACGGTATTGGCAGCCTCTTGATATTCACACTGATTTAGCATGAGCAGTGGATGTTAGGAGTATTGCTTATACGTAAGGAATTCTGAACaatggcattaattttttttttttaagtttatttattttgagagggagagcaggatagaatctcaagcaggctctgtgctgtcagcacagagcccaatgcagggcagggctcgaacccacaaactgtgagatcatgacctgagccaaactcgagagtcgaacacttaaccacctgagccacccacgcacccctctaCAATTTTAAGAGGACAGTCATTCATTAAAGGGAAATGATccacttatttatatttgatttgatCAGTACATTCACAAAAATCACGTATCTCTGTTGGCGTTTTACGTACATTACCTCTTCATCTTCACCACGTCCTGTGTCTGAAATTGTTTCCAGCTTACAGGAAGGAATGGCAttctccagcccttcctcctGCCTTACGTGGTATTTTCCACCCAGGGCTCCAGCTATTCCACACCTGGGAATTGACCTGACTGAACACACTCTGTTGATTGGTTTCTCCTTGGGTTGTGGGAGAAAATGATCCTTGACACCCGTGCATTTGCTCAGGATAAAGAGGCGGATACCCAGAAGGGGCTTAGAactcttagaacagtgccttgtAAATTCAAGGGGATTCTTGCCTTGTGTGGCTAATAGAACTCCGGGCCAAGTAGTCTGGACAGCAAGAGCGTGACACTGAGGGTCTCCTGGCCCCGGGGTCCCAGGAGCCTGGCAGACAGTGGGAGAGTGTTCCCTGTGGTACCAGGGATAGCCCTGATATGCCCTTGGTCACAGCCATAGGAGCCCCTCCGTTTATTCCCCACCTTGTTTCTCAGTACCCCCCAAATGCAGCACCAAGATGGCACAAGAACTGGACCCCAAAGAGCCCCAGATGTGAGCCCTCCAGTTATGCAGCTTGGCCTTCTTGGCCAGCTGGGGGTACCCAtggagagagaggctgggctTCTGTGGTCTCTCTGGGTCCTGAAGCTCTTGAacttggagggagggagagtgaaaaCCAATGTGATTCTGGGTTCAAATAGTTTCATAACATAGTGCTTGAAGTACGGGTAAATTTCACAATAATACAAAGGATAAATAGAATAAAGCTAAAAACGAGGGTAAGTCTCCCTGAGGAGCCAAAGTCCCACATGCTTGCCCAAATGTAGCCAGACCTTCTGATTTAAAGTCTTCCCTTCGCCTTTCAAAAGTGCCACCCCCTCATCTCTCTGTCAGGACATCTGTCTGCCCAGGTCTCCCACCCCTCCAAGCCCCTCCCTTGCCTCACCCAGACCCTCAGCAGCACCCCCAGGCCTCAGCCTGGCCTCATCCAGAAGGTGACCTCGGGCCCTGCAGGAGCCCTGGGTCAGGTGCTGCCACAGTTCCATCCGGTGATTTATAAGGTTTCGAGAAAAAAAGGAGTTTGGAAAGTCTTGTTAATGACACATCCCAAACCAATACAACAAGAAATGAAACACAGCCCTGCTCTGTGCTTGGTTTAGAGAAGACTAGAGGATCCAAAACCCAACTGAGCCCATGTTAACATGCTTAACTCCCTTAAATGGTGGGATTTCCCCCTGAAAGTTTTGTTGGTGACCTAGGACCCTAATCGGGACTGCATTCTATTAAACATTTAGCCTTTATCTAGACTTggacatgggggcgcctgggtggctcagtcagttgagcatccgacttgggctcaggtcatgatctcgcagtttgtgggttcgagccccgcgtcaggctctgtgctgacagctgggaggctggagcctgctttggattctgtatcttcctctctctgcccctcccctactcacgctctgtctctctcaaaaataaacaagcattagaCTTGGACATCAAAGACCAGTCTGGATGTCCTGATTTAATCTGAATGGAAACAGGCAAAACCTGGAGTGATTTTTCTCCACAGAAAACAAGCTAAGCCCAGGCTAATACAAATAAGGTCCCAGAGGAGTTTAATCAGGTTAATTGAAAAATTACCTAAAGAGATGCCAAATTCGAAACGTGCCTATCTATTCACAGAGGAGTCTCCTAGTCAATATTTTGTTGGCCAAACTAATAATTTGCTTAAAAGGAAGGATACTACAAATCTTTGAATTTGGGCCCTTCCTTTGTTGAGACCTGCCCTcctcttcattttaaattattatgtttaCCCCCAAATCTATAGAATTTATAACCCTTATCTcagcaaaagaatttttttcttaggaaaaaaatattctgttttaacTTAATCAGTGTTTTCAGACTGCCTCGAGATCTCAAAATGTAAACACCTCTGGGCTGACTGGGCGAggctctgtccctcacctgcgcTGGTAGAGGCTTCCCTCCCGAGACACTCTCGCCTGTTTTACGTGTACTGAGCTTAGTCCTCATCCTGCTCTTTAAAAGAGGGGGTTTGCAGAGCCACTGACTTAGGTGGGCGGGGGCCAGAGCCGGAGGGCCCTCACGCAGCATCGGGTCCAACACGGCCACGGTCCAGACACAGTGGGAAACCAGAGTGGCTTCCTGGGGGCAGAATCCAGATGGTTTCTTCACTCAGGGAAGGGTGGGCAGGACCTAAAAACTGCCTCTAAAGTATAAAGAAGCGTCCAATCTCTGTAGGCAAAATACACCTTTTAATGACCGCTATACTACAACCATTTCTGCATTTCCAGTGTTCTGCAAAAACCacgaaacagaaaaagaaaaaaacacctaaaCTAGAGACATTAGAAAGACCAAAGCAGATGTTTACAAACACAGTCATATGTTCTGTCTACCCATCATGTGGGGGGACAGGAAGTCCAGAGTTCCAAGTACAACCTATCTTAAGCAAATGCAAACTACGTAATTACAGAGCAGCTAAGTGGTTACTCATATTACAAAATGGTTTTTTCAGAGCATTTCTCTACATAGCGTGGTCACTTGGCACTTAAAATATAACTCATTTacaaatgtttaatttatatacaACTTTGGAAAATATGCATTGGGGTAaaatgagggaaggaggaggacaggggaagggagaaagtaaCATCCCTATTCCGTGTCTGTCTGGAGTTGTACAGTTCCCAAATATTAGACGAAGGTAAGGCTGGAGGAAGCTTGAAGGGTGGCAATAATAATCacagcaacattaaaaaaaaaaattattcttaaccTGCTTCCCAAGATGGACTTTATAGACCTCACGTGGCTAAAACTTTTCCAGACGTGGAGACTAGCATGAGGCTATAAGTATATGAAACCCTGGCACACACAGCATGTCGTGGATATGGTATATCCATAGATATAAGGTTAGGACACCTTGGACACAAGGATATTCATTTGGACATAGGCTGGAGTTATCTATTAAAGCAATGTTCCAGATCTTTGTTgcaagagaaaatgaagcaaCAAATAGATATCTGCCTGGTTCAAGAGATCAGGAAATAATTTGGTCTAAACAAGCCCTTATGCTAAGCTTAAGGcattggggtggggaggagagagcccCTGCCAGTTGGCTCAGGGCTGACATGGGCATCACTGAGGGACGGCCCTTCAGAGTCCCCGCCATCTGCATGGCTTCCAGCGGGGAGTAGAGAGACGAGGCAGGCAGAGGCAAGAATGGCATTACCCGTTTGCATTTTGTAAGTGGCTAGGCAGCAGAAGCAGGTGACACATACATATGGGAGCTTTGAGAATAAATCAGAACCCATACAGTGAGGTTCAATTTCCCCTGGTTCTACTACCAAAAAAaggacaggggaagggagggtgggaggaaagagTACGGCAGAAAAGAAGGATGGGACggggcgggagagagagacagggagaggatgAATGAACTTCAAACAGAGGTCATTCCCAGGGAATTCTATTGTGGCAACTCAGAGGAGTCTGTGAGTGGAGACAGGAATAACAACTCTGCTCACTGTGAGGGAGGGCAAGAGAGTTTTCGGGAACACTTTGGTCTCCAACGTTTTGGGCCTGTTTTCCTGCTTGGCCTCCGTGAGAACGAGCTTTTGGGTGTTCACGGCAGGTCTTGGCTCCCTGGCTTTGAATTTGGCTTTGTAGTTTTGCGCCCCCTGTTTCTGCAAAAGCTGCACGGTGGCCAGACAGCGCACGTTGCCGGGATTGGGAGGGCACACCAGGTGTTTCTCAGGCAGGAAGGACCAGTGCAGGCAGCCCCTCTCGTGATCCGCCAGCAGGGGTGCGGGGGCCACCCGGGGAGGGAAAGGCAATGTGTCATTGACCTTAGGGTGCTTGGCCAGCTCAACAGGTCTCTTTTCACCTTTCCCGTCAACCCTTTTCAGTCCACACGCACAAGCCACACACTCATCCTTTTCCACACTCAGCACCTTCTCTTCTGGCTGCAAGAAAAAGTTCTTACTCTTCTTACCCAGAACATCCAAGCCGTATGGGGGTGAAGCCTTCAGGGGAGGTAGGACTAAAAGGGCCCTGGAAGTCAAGGAGTCTGAGATGGAGGGACCTTGGCCCGGGCCCTTGCCCCTAATAGCCTCAGGGGTGGCCCAGTCTTCCTTGCACCAAATAAACTCCTTTATTTGcagactttttttctctccctgactGGAAGTGGGAAAGCAGATCTTGCTAATCTCCCTGGAGGCAGTGGTGGGGCCTCGGCGGGTCCCCTGAGTCTGGGAGGGGCTGCCTTGAGCCTTCTCCAGACCCACGGACCCCAACTTCCCCACCTCCGACTGAGGCCCGGCCTCAGAACTCCCTTGGGAGAGACTGACACAGAGTAAGCAGCTGCTGGCACTTTCTCTCACCCTCGCCTTTTTAAGCTTCTTCCTGGACCAGATGCAGGCCGTTGGAGATGTCCTTCCCCAGCCTTGTACCTGCAAATACAGCAGCATGTTACTCCCGGCCGAGCTGCTCAAATCTAGCTGCCCCAGCTCTGGACACATCCCTATGTGGGCCATCCTATTTGAcctgatatttttcttaaaactgactcaccattttttaaaaattttcactcTATTTTAGCCTCATACTAAGTGATTGTATTGGTAATAGCATTTGTAGGAGTATTTGTTAATCTGAAACCCTAGCAATAGGGTTTAATACTAAAATACTAGGCAAAAATACCATACATGGGCATCTTGATGTGCTGGCTATATACTTTTTCAGATGCACATTAAAATAAAGCCAGAGCTCTTAAAATCAGAACTGTTtgtatttatggggcacctgggtggcttagtcagttaagcatccaattcttggttttggctcaggtcacaatcccagagtAATCTGGAACTTTAATCTTTCTACGGATGTTTACAGATGTTCTGTCTCATCTACTAAACAGGTGTGCCTGATGAGTCAGCAAATGTCCTCCACCTCCTTGACCATAAGTCACCAGAGCTGCTGCGTAAACTCCAGATCCCTGAGCTTCACCCCAACACACTAAGCCCATACTCAAAAGATGGACTTGGGCAGGGGGTTTTAAAAAAGCACCCCATGTGAGCCTTGGGTTGAGGCTGGTACAAAGCATTTGTATCTCCAGGGTATTCAGGTGGCCTGACAGGGGATCCAAGTCCAGAGATGGGGGTCAATGACACCCGGCTCTTTTGATCCTCACAGGTAGGCTGTCACAAGTAGGCTAAATGTTGGCACAAAGGTCCAGATTCCTGCCAGGATCAAGAGCCAAGCTGCAATTGCAAGGTGACTGTGCCTCCCTCCGGAGTCCCCACAGAGCTCCCAAGTGGTGTGGGTGCCCCCAGGGCTCCAATAGGGAGAGACCAGCATAGTGACAGGAAAGGCCCCTTGTGTTGGGCCGGTTTGGGCCAGAAGTGAACAGTCCCGAGGCACCCCATGCTGTGAGATCCCTTGGTTCTACACACAGGAACCGCTCATAAATCGCTGCCAGCAGAGTGCTCTCCGTCCTCATTCATGTGCTGGCAGCCAGGCCCCCGGCACCAGCACAGGAAGTACCAAAGGGCCACAAGCCAGTGCAGGACAGGCCTCTGTCACACCTGCTGAGATAAGGCCGCCCAAGGAGCCGGGCAGGGCTGGGTGGCCGGGGAGAGTAAAGGGCAGCAGGTGGTTAAGCGGAAGGAGATGGTGTGGCTCGATCATCCTCGACAGACCGTGAGCGGCAAACATACTCTGAGCACGGGGCATGTGCAGCATTTCTTTCAAGAAGATTCTGGAGTTCTGAACAGCCTTTGGATACGTACACATTGCAAAGTCGTTACTTTGCAGTGGTGAACAGAACCTTCTACACTTGGAAAGTCAGATCCTCAGGTAGAACTGTCTGTAACACTGACTGATCTGGCGGGAGCAAGGCAGGGGTGGGTGGTGCCgcagagagagcacaagacaAGGGTCCTGCAGACACGGCTCCATCAACCAACCGCCAAGTGGGCTGGGGGGGTTGCTCTGCTGTGTCTTGGCCTCCATTTCCATAGTCATAATTAGATCAGGGTCTCTCAACCTCAGCACTTCTGACGTTTAGGGCGTGTTATGGATTGCATGATTGTGtttccccaaattcctatgttgaagcccgaGTCCCCAAAGTGATggaatttggaggtggggccttggggAAGTAACTAGGGTTGATGAAGTCAAGACGGTGGGGCCCTCAtcatgggattagtgcccttataagacaAAGAGGCGATAAAGGGTCCCTCTCTGCTTGCACCACCAAGGAGGGCCATGTGAGCACAAAACCGGGAAGAGGCTCCCTGCCCAGAGCCCAGCCATGCTGGCACCCGGATCCTGGATGCCCACCGTCCTTAACTGTGACAAAGAAATGTCTGTTGCGTGAGCTCCCCAGTGTGTGGTATTCTGTGATGGCACTCCTGAACGAACACAGAGCCGGGCCATTCCCTGTGGCAGGGGCTGTCCTGGGCACTACAGGATATGCAGCATGCCTGGCCTCAGCCcagtagatgccagtagcacccccgTCCCCTCATCCCTAGTTGTGGGACATTGCCAAGCATCACCTTGGAATCACTGAACTTGATGCTAATAAAGTTCCGTTTACCTATGGAAGGTCAGATATCTTTTGACATCCTAATCTTTTCCAATGTGACATCCTTACAGTTCTAAATTTAGGATTCTAGTATTGATTCTAAGAATAGTTTAAGAATAAACCCACGGAGTTCTGAGTGGAACCACTAGGACGGAAATCTCATGTCTCTTGGGGAGCTTAGCCCAGCAGTTAAGGAGCTTGGGGTCTGGAGCCCAGAAGAGCtggattcgagccctgccttggccACCGACACACTCTTTCACATTTTGGGTGCCTCACTGTCCTTGTTCCAAAAGTAAGGCCTCAATAATACGTGCCTCATAGGGCTGTTGAGAGGCTGAATGAACTGATGTGTGCAAAGCACTGAGTCCTGTGCTGGCCAGTACTAACTGGCCACAAACACCCAATAAAAGGTGCcgctattatcattatttatattgTACCTCTATTCCTAAACTTCCTGTCTTGATCATTTATCGATTTTTTGGGTAATAGCTATTTTTGAAAAAAGCGAAAGGCCTGCACCAAAACACAGGCGTGTGAGACACCTCAGTGAAGAAGATACTCACGGCTTCTTCCCATCCAGTTCCGATGACGAAGTCACGGGCTTTTTCGTCTTGTTCAAGCGTAATGTCGCTGATGTGGAGAAGACAGCAAACGTGATTCTTCTCGCTTCTTTCATCTGGGCAAGTATAGGTTAATTCCGTTTTTTCTGGGCTTTGAGTCTCATCGTTTTCACTATTTTCTAACTCAGCCTCATTTTCCTGACAGAGATCCATCACCGTGATAGTTGCCGAAGGTTTTTAACATCTTCTTCCTGCAGCATGAAATGAGGGCTGAACTTAGTGTTTAATACTGGTTTCTTAAAGATCAACTCGACAACTCGGGCGAAATAACGTCAAGACACATTCACGAAGAGACCGAGAAGAAATATTGCAAAAGCATCCATTGCCAGCTATCGATATTATAAAAGATAGGGCCAATTTGAAAGACTAATGGGTTTAATTAAAGACCAAAGTTGGGATCGAGGAAAAGCAGACAGGGAGATGTCAGCTCAGTCTCTATCCCGGATCATGGCATAGAGCACAGCAAGGAATATAGGGTCAAGCACCCCTACCCTCCACTTCAAAACAGTCCAGATGCTACTGTGCTAACACCACGGGAAATGTGTTGAGCACGCGTGCATCCCagcctcttcttttcctttccggCAACTCTGGACACCAGGCAGAGGCTAGGCAGCATGTGGTCTAGACGAAGTCAGTCTGCTCACTAATCTACCCTAATCTACCCTGGATGATTGGTGTTCTTACGAAAAGGGTGATCTGGACACAGACACGCAGAGAGGGAGGCCGTGTGAGGAGGCCCAGGTTGAAGACTGCAAGCCACGGAGGGGGTCCCAAAGCAGATCCTTCCCTCACGGCCCTCGGAAGGAACCAACTCCGTcgataccttgattttggacttccagcttccggGACTGTGAGGCAGTGCATTTCTGTCATTCAAGACGCTCGGTCTGCGGTGATGCCATGTCACGGCAGCACCCGTGCACACTAGTACCCCGCGTGGTGGTGATGGCGGTGGTGGCAGTGATGCTGAGGGTGATGCTGTCTATCCTTAACTGATGTTCTCTCAGGTTGAAAAACGGAACTTGGCATTGATAATCCAAAGAGTTAGGAAAGTCATCATCCTGATCAGGAGCACAGATCTGGTTGCCAAACAGCCAGGATTCCAATCTTATTGCTAGCTGCACGACCTTGGGCCAATTACCTTTCTGGGTCTGTTTGCTCATCTAGAAGACGGGTGTGCTTATACTACCTTCCTACAGACAGGTGCTCCTCCTGGGGACCCCGCAAGCAGCAGAGATGAATCTCAGAGCCTGGG is drawn from Felis catus isolate Fca126 chromosome E2, F.catus_Fca126_mat1.0, whole genome shotgun sequence and contains these coding sequences:
- the CE2H16orf46 gene encoding uncharacterized protein C16orf46 homolog isoform X2, whose product is MDLCQENEAELENSENDETQSPEKTELTYTCPDERSEKNHVCCLLHISDITLEQDEKARDFVIGTGWEEAVQGWGRTSPTACIWSRKKLKKARPEEKVLSVEKDECVACACGLKRVDGKGEKRPVELAKHPKVNDTLPFPPRVAPAPLLADHERGCLHWSFLPEKHLVCPPNPGNVRCLATVQLLQKQGAQNYKAKFKAREPRPAVNTQKLVLTEAKQENRPKTLETKVFPKTLLPSLTVSRVVIPVSTHRLL
- the CE2H16orf46 gene encoding uncharacterized protein C16orf46 homolog isoform X1 yields the protein MDLCQENEAELENSENDETQSPEKTELTYTCPDERSEKNHVCCLLHISDITLEQDEKARDFVIGTGWEEAVQGWGRTSPTACIWSRKKLKKARVRESASSCLLCVSLSQGSSEAGPQSEVGKLGSVGLEKAQGSPSQTQGTRRGPTTASREISKICFPTSSQGEKKSLQIKEFIWCKEDWATPEAIRGKGPGQGPSISDSLTSRALLVLPPLKASPPYGLDVLGKKSKNFFLQPEEKVLSVEKDECVACACGLKRVDGKGEKRPVELAKHPKVNDTLPFPPRVAPAPLLADHERGCLHWSFLPEKHLVCPPNPGNVRCLATVQLLQKQGAQNYKAKFKAREPRPAVNTQKLVLTEAKQENRPKTLETKVFPKTLLPSLTVSRVVIPVSTHRLL